The sequence below is a genomic window from Pleurocapsa sp. PCC 7327.
AGCCCCATTTTCCAACTGCCGATGGCTCAGTTGAATACCAATGGAAGAGGTCGCCTTTGGGGAACGTGGATTCCCACAAAGACCGATTTGAGTGAAGGAGTTTCCTTGATTGCCAGGGATCTGCAAGGCACGATGGTAGTCTACGACAATCGAGGCAATCTAGTCGGTGCAGTGCGTTCTGGAATGGCGATACCAATCAATGGAGTAAATTTGAAGATCCTCGAACTCGTTGGCAGTACGGGATTGCAAATTAAGGCAGATCCAGGCGTACCAATCGTTTATGCTGGGTTTGCTTTGTTGATGGCGGGGGTAGTGATGAGTTACGTTTCTCATTCCCAAATTTGGGCATTGCAGGAGGGGGATCGCTTTTATATCGGTGGAAAAACCAATCGCGCCCAAGTCAGTTTTGAGCGCGAATTGATAGCAATTGTAGAAGAACTCAAATTGGAAAAATCCGCTCAAGTTATGGAAACAGTTTAAGTTCTACAATTATCAATGCGATCGCACAAATCTTTTAATCATTTTTATATGAAGAATGCCCGCTTCATAAAATGGCTCTCCTGCTGATTCAAATCCTAGCTGTTTATGTAGTTCTTTAATATATTCCTGAGCATGGATAACAATCTCTTCATAATTCTCGTTCTTTTCAACAATTTCTGTAGCTGCCTTCATTAATTTTTTCCCAATTCCCTTGCCTCTAGCTAAAGGTAAAAGGGCTAATCTTTCTATTTTGGCTGTTTTTTTATCTAAGAATCTAATTCTTATCGTTCCTACTGGCTGACCGTTTAAATAAGCTAAAAGATGTGTAGCTGTTTCATCTCGACCATCAAATTCTACTTCTGGCGCTACTCCTTGTTCTTCTTGAAAAACTAAGCGTCGAATAGAGTGAATTGTCGTTGCTTCTTCGGTATAGTTAACTTGTTTAATGTGTAAATTACTCATATCAAAACCATAAGCTGAATTCTTCAGTGTTAGTTTAATTCGAGCAGTTCGCTTACATAATAATCATTCAACGTAATCATTCAACGAACCGAGCGTCCTACATGGGGTAGTAAAATTAACAATTATTTTAAGGAAATGATAACGGCTGACGAGATATCCTAAAAGTGGAAAAAGCTATCTATTTGTATCCGAGCGGGCAAAGATTAAATGCCGACCTAAGAAAAAGCAAAAGTGTGGTGTAAAAACTGACGTTGAGGAGTAGAGAAAAAATACCGAGGTTACTTACACTACAGTCAAAAGGTGGCAGTTATGCTTACCAAAAATAGATTACAGGATTCTGCCAAAGTTGCGATCGCGCTACTTACTTTTGGAATCGCGATCGGTTCTTCTCCCGGATTCGCTAGTACTCCGATAACTCAACCCAAACCCCTAGTCGTTCCATTAGGAACGGCACAGGACTTGCAGGGAACCCAAGCAAAAACGCCAACCGAATGGCTGGAAGACGTTGGCGGAGAGTATGGCGACGAGGCACGCGCAAGTCAACCTACCTTTGAAAACCAAACCAGTAACTTTGCACAAAGATACAAAACGGTCAATCAATACTGGAAAAATATAGAACAAAACGTGCAAAGTCCGGAAGACCCTATCTCTAGCTTTCGCGTACCATTGCCATTTTAGGTCGAGCCAGTTAATTAGACTAGAAACTGAGATCTAATCGCGCGTGACTAATGACTGACGAACAAAAAAGTGCTGTTGAATTTCGAGATGTTAGCTATCGAGTTCAACAGCGATATCTTCTATCCGATCTCAATCTTAGTATCTATCGAGGTGAAGCCCTAGTCTTACTCGGACGTAGCGGTAGCGGCAAAACGACTACCTTAAAACTCATCAATCGCCTGCTATCGCCAACGCAAGGACAAGTTATCGTCAGCGATCGCCCGACTACTGCTTGGGATGCGATTCAACTTCGCCGCAGCATCGGCTATGTCATTCAGGAAATCGGTTTATTTCCTCACTTGAGCGTCGAAGAAAATATCGGTCTCGTTCCTTCCCTAGAAGGTTGGAAAAATAGTCGCCTAAAGTCGCGAGTTTATGAATTATTGCATTTAGTCGGTCTGGAACCGGAAAAATTTGCCAGCCGCTATCCCCATCAACTTTCAGGCGGACAGCGACAGCGAGTCGGAGTTGCTAGGGCACTCGCTGCCGATCCCCCAATTCTTTTAATGGACGAACCTTTTGGGGCACTCGATCCCATCACTCGCCTGGAGTTGCAGCAACAGTTTTCCTACTTACAAAAACAACTGGGTAAAACAGTCATTTTTGTCACCCACGACATTCAGGAAGCCTTTCTTCTCGCGTCTAGAATTGGCTTAATGGAGGAAGGCAAGTTAGTGAGTTTGGGAACGCCTAGTGAATTTCGGCAAGATCCCCACCCAGAAGCACAGCGTTTTTTGGCTTGTTTGCGAGTGTTAGAGTAGGTAGATGGGGAATTTATTTCCAGAAATTTGGCTTCGGACTGGCGAGCATCTAATTTTGGTCGCTATTGCCATGACGGCAGCGATCGCGATCGGCATTCCACTAGGCATTCTCATCACTCGCCAACCCAAACTTGCCAAACCGATTCTCGCTATCGCCAACGCCATTCAAACCATCCCTAGTCTGGCGATTTTTGGCTTTCTCATCACCGTTCCCTTTTTGGGGGGGATTGGCAAAACACCAGCAATCGTTGCCCTCTCTCTCTACACCTTACTTCCCCTCATTCGCAATACTTATACCGGAATCACCAGTATCGATCCTGCCATCCGCGAAGCGGCGAGAGCAATGGGAATGACCGATAGGCAGATGTTGGTGCGGGTTGAAATTCCCCTCGCATTAGGCACGATCCTAACTGGCGTGAGAGTAGCAACCGTCATTTGCGTCGGCATTGCTACCATTGCTGCGGCTATCGGCGGCGGGGGTTTGGGAGTCTTTATTTTTCAAGGCATTGCCACTGTCAACAATCAGCTTATTTTAGCTGGGGCAATTCCTTCAGCTACTATTGCCATTATTGCTGACGGAGCGATCGGCTGGCTGGAAAGTCAGCTAAAACAGCCAGGAAAACGCAAGCGGTTGGTAGTTGGACTATCTGTAGGCACAGCGATTTTACTGGGGTTGAGCCTATGGGCGATCGCTTCTCAACAACCCCTTGCTCTCACGACAGAAGGAACGATTGTGATTGGCTCGAAAAATTTCACCGAACAAGTTATTTTAGGAGAAATCCTCGCTCAAGAGATCGAAGTGAAAACAGATTTAAACGTCGATCGCCGCTTTAATTTAGGTGGAACTTTTATCTGTCACGAAGCCGTAAAAGCAGGCAAAATTGATGGATATGTAGAGTATACAGGAACGGCTTTTACTACTATTTTGAAAAAACAACCAATTAGCGACCCAAAAGAAGTTTTCCGACAGGTCAAACAAGCTTATCAAGAAAAATTTCAGTTAGAAGTTTTTCCCTCTTTAGGTTTTGAAAATGCCTTTGCGATCGTCATTCGCCAAGAAGATGCCGACCGATATAATCTTAAAACGATTTCCGAAGCCGCCAAATATACGCCTCAATGGAAAGCGGGATTCGGTTATGAATTTTTTGAGCGGCAAGATGGCTATCCAGGTTTATCCAAAACCTATGGATTAAAGTTCGCTCAAACTCCACAAGCAATGGAATTGGGATTAGTCTATAAGGCATTGTCAAAAAAGCAAGTCGATTTAGTTGCAGGTAATTCTACTGATGGGGTTATTCCTGTCTTAAATTTAGTCACTTTGGAAGATGATAAGCGATATTTTCCACCTTATGAAGCCGTGCCAATCTTCAATCAAAAAACGCTTGAAAAATATCCTCAACTGAGAACAGTAATTAATGGTTTAGTTGGAAAAATTTCTGCCTCAGAGATGCAACAATTGAACTATCAAGTGGATAACCAAGAGCGATCGTTTAAGGAAGTCGTACAAGTTTTTCTGAAGTCAAGAGAATTATAGAGGAAGAGAAACTCAGCGATCGGAGAGAAAATAAACTAAAAGTTTCTGCTTAATTTTTCATCTGTATTAGTAGTTTTTTATCAATAGTTCCCGACCTTCAGCTGCAAATTCTTGCTTATAGTTGTTCATACCATATTGAAGAGTCCATTCCGCGATCTTGGCAAAACTAAACAATTCTCTAATTTCAGGAGAATCATCGTAAGTAATTAACCATCTGTGCTGACATTTACGCATATTCGTAGCAAATCGTTGATAATCGAATGAAGTATGTAACGCCCCTTTCATACCATAAAGTTTTGACTTTTTAGCGCTAAAATAAGGAGGATCGAGAAAAATAAAGACTCCATCCCCATCCTGAAACAATAGCTTCTCATAATCACTAGCAGTAATGTGGGTGGATGACAAACACAAAGAAAGTTTACGCAATCTATCAATTGATGAATCGGTAAATCTTCGTTCAAAAGCTTGCTGAGAATAGCCACCCGAATCGACAGTACCTGAGAAGGTAATACGATTCAAAATGAAAAATCTTACCGCGCGATCGAAGTCGCTAAGTTTTAAGTCTTCGCGAGTGTAGTAGTTGAATAACTCTTTGCCATCTGTATACTTGTGCTTGATTTTAGTTACTGCATCTACAAGAGATTCAAGTTCATCTCTAGCATATGACCAAAAACAACACAAATCATAATTTAGATCGTTAATCCAGTACAGTTTTATCCGAGCGCTAAATAGTTGTTTTATGGCAAGGAAAACTGAACCACCCCCTACAAAAGGTTCTCTATATTCAGTAATATTTAGTGGGATATATGGAATGATTTTGTTAATGGCTCTCGATTTACCACCTGGATAACGAAGTGGACTTTTAATTGGAGACATAATAATTAATTATTTATTGGCTCTAATTTCAATTTCAATGGTGTTGTTTTGCTGTATTTCTAGAAGCAACTTTTTGACTATACTCTGTTCTTTGTTGCTGAGTACAGTCGAGTTTTTTAAGAAAACTTTCTATTTCTTTCAGAGAACACGGTAAAATAATACGATCTCGAATATTCTTTCCAGTGAGCTTTAACCTTGTGGCAAATAGAACTCGTAGCCCGTTTAGCTGTAGAGAATCTATGTTTGAATAAAGAATTAACTTGAAAAGTCCATCCTGAATATCACTCAACTCTGGTAATGTCTTCTTTGTAGAATTTTTAGATTTCTGAATTATATAATGTTCTTCTTTTCTGACTTCTCTCCGCATCTTCGTAGTACCCAAGAAAGATAGAAATATTTAGCAAATTCATCCATGAAATCGTGGAGTACTGAAGTTTGTCCAAGTCTCCATCTTTTCCCTCGTCTTTAATTACAGGTATTATTGTTGGTATCTTTGACGCATTGTATGTATTGTACATTCTTGCAAACGGATAACTCCTTGTTCGTTTAGGTGAAACCCATTTCGAGTAAGCTATTTCTGCATTGTCTGCTTGTAGAATTCCATACACACTCGATCTATTAACATCAAATCTTTCTAAATCTACCTTCTCTAGTTTTGCTGTCAGGCAAGCTCTGTACTTAACTCCTGATATAAATCCTGCAAAGTGTAAAATTTCGGTCATATTTTGGAGGTTTATTAGAGTTACAAGTATGTATCGCTTGATTTTACCCAACATTGTTTGTTGGTATCCAAAATCATGGTACATCTGTCACTACATTAAAGCAGACAGCATAGAAATGGTCAGCGGTGATGTGGAGATCGTTCGCTTTCGCGTTTTCTCTATAAAAAGCTTATAAGAGATAAGATCGATAAAACTTCTCTGTTAGAAGTTTATGTCTCTTTGAGTACTGACCTAATGATTGCTTTGGATTCTTCTTGGCGCGATCGCTATTTAGTCCTAATCGAACAAATCGTTACCAATACCCTGCAAGGCAAAGTCCGCTCCAAAAACCAAGTCTATCGAACGCTGACAGAAAATATCAATCCCGGTACGGGAGAAATTTTTGAACGCTGTCTGGACGAGCGAATGAGCCAAGTTCGGGAGGGACTAGACAACCAAACCGACGAGATGAAGCAAGCCAAAGCCACTCGCCAATTGAAAGCCTTGCAGACGATACAGGATGCGTGGCAGCAGTGGCAGAAGGAAAAGCAACAGACAGAATTACTCTCAAAAGCTACTACACAAATTCTCTCGGCACCAGTAAAGGAACGCTTTCTTGCCCTATTACAAATCCTCGATATCAATCAAACTCAGCCATTGACACAAACGCAGATCCAGCAACTGGCTAAATTCCTCAAGCAAACAGCTGAGTCAAATCCAGATCCCGAAATTGCGTCCGATTTGCTGCAAATCGCCAACGGACTCACTCGTGGTTTGCAATCCATATCGGCGCTTGAAGGTCATTTGGTAAGCTGGATGTACGAGCAAGGTGGCAGCGCTTTAGGATTTGAAGGCCTTCCCGGACAGCGGGGTCCTTGGAACGTTTGGGCTGGACGGATTAATAGTTTTTTTCCCCAGCAGCTATTCCAGCTTCAAGCACATAACCAACCTGCAACCGAACTAGCACAAGCTTTTCAGAATGCCGAGTTGAGTGTTTGGGTCGAACTAGCAGTCATTCTGCGATGGTTGCAACAAGGGTTGGTGTCGTGGTTTGACCAACAGCCTTACAGTACCAAGTGGGGAAGACTGCTATCTAGTTCGACTTTGATGACCTTTGCCGTAATTTGGTGGGAGCTATCTAACGGCTTGAGTCCGGGATCGCAATTATCGCGAGCCTGTTTTCACATTGTCTTACAAATTCTGAGAAATTTTGCACGAAAGGAAGATTTTCCCCTATACGGCGGGATTGTCGCCTCCTTTTCTGGAGAGGGATTGCGGGACACTCTCAAATATCTGGACGAACCTCCTTTAAGAGAGATTGAAAGAACTCAAGAGAAAGGACGCATCCTTACTTTACTCGCTTATTCTCAACGAACTTTGGGACAATATGAACAGGCGAAAGCGTTTCACCAGAAAGCGCTAGAAATTGCCCGAAGTGCGGGCGATTTCCGGTGCGAAATTGCCAATCTCAATCATCTAGCCCGTACCTGTATTGCTCAAAAAGATTATCAAGCCGCAATTAATTACAGTCAACGCGCTTTAATTCTTGCCCGCCAGACGGGAGACAGGTTAGGAGAAGCGAATGCCCTAGCTAATTTGGGCTACAGCGAAGTGTTAGCCGATCGCCAACGGGAACAAATGCTTCCAGAAGTCTATGAGACGAGTATAGAATATCTAAAACGAAGTTTGAGCTTGTCAGACCGATTGGGCGATGCTTACGATCGCGAGGTCGTTCGCTCCCAAACTCAAGCCCTTGCCTACAATAGTCTCGGTATTGCTTACACGCTTATAGAACAACCCGCAATAGCAGTTGAATACCTAGAAAAAGGAGTTGAAGTAGCGCAAGGGGTTGGCGACCTTTACCTGATGGGACTCAATTTTACTTATTTAGCAGAAGCTCACTATCGACTGAATTGCCTAGATCGAGCTATCTACAATGGCTGTCTGGGAATGTTTTTCTTAGAGCGAATTTCGGCTCAGGAATGGCGGCAGGCAGCCGGATTGATGACAATTTTACAAGGTCGAATAGGAAATGAAACTTTCCAAGCATTATTGCAGCAGCATCGCTCCAAAATTGTAACCGCGATCGGCGTTGATGGCTTCGATTACTTACCGCAATTGTTAGAGCAATATCGGCGATCTTAGTTATATAACTATCTGTAGCAGGTATTTGGGAAATTGCTATTAGATTTAGAATAAATAAATCAAAAAAATGACTGACATTAATAGCCAGTCAAATGATTGCGATTGAGAAACTTTCAACGCACTTGAGAATAAGCTGCTTCGGCAATTCCTGGCAGTTCTGCATAAACACCTCTTGCAGATTGCACCATTCCATAAATGCTAGCAGCTACAGTTCCTAAAAAGACTGTATTTAAAAGAGTTAGCACTAATAAACTATTTGGCGAAAAACCTTGTTCGAGAATTGCAAAGATTAAATTTCCGATAAACAAAAGAATGTTTAAAAGAATTACCTGCATGGCATTAAAACGAATGAAGTGACTAACTCGCTCGTTTCTAACGACAGCAAAGAGCAAAACAAAGAAAATAATGATTCCCATTAAGGGAAAACCATAATAAAGAGAAATTAAGGGAGATAGGGGGACGTAAAGTGTGCTCAAAATGGGAAAGTCTTTGAGTAGCGGGATACCGAAAGGTAAGCCATAAATCAAAGGTAGTATATAAATAAGAGCTGCAAGAACGCGATCTTTGGCTTCTGTAACTCCAGGCGCAGCCATTGTTTTTTCTCCTAGGGTTTTTAACTAAAAAATATCACTCTTACTATGATGACATCAGAAAGAAAAAGCTGCGATCGCATTTGCTTGGTTTGCGCCTTTGGAAACGCTGTGCGGATCGCCAGATCGCCTCTCATTGAAAAATCTAAACTATCCTACAAAGCTTAACAGTTAGTTTCTAAACCCAGGCGGATTCGAGATAATGGAAAAGGGTTTAGATTGCAAAAAACGCGAAATCGCGATCGCACTCAATTCACCATCCCAGCCAATTCCCTAATAAGTAGGCAGACAAAATTAATTACACAAGTATGCTAAGGTCTTGCGCTCTTCGCATTAGCCGTCGGGGAATTAATTCCCCGTCTTATATATTAAGTCTATTGAAATGGTCTAAAACACCTGTTGGGTGGTCTTTAGACGACTAGAAATACGAGGCAGCGATTTCAATCGCCGACTGTTCTTTTATCGGGGCGCGATCTATGAAAACAACTATTATCGAGACGATTACCTATCCCATTGTCGAAACCTTTCACTCGGTTCAAGGAGAAGGCGCTTGGACTGGTGTCAGTGCTTTTTTTATTCGACTGGGAGGGTGCGATGTTTACTGTCCTTGGTGCGATCAGAAAGAATCGTGGAAGGCCAAGCGCCATCCCCAGCGATCGCTCGTAGAATTAGCAACAGAGGCAAAAGCAGCTAATCCCGCTATTATTATTATTACCGGAGGCGAGCCGCTAATGCACGACCTCAATCCTTTAACCCGACAACTGCGAAAGTTAGGATTGCGGGTTCATTTAGAAACCTCTGGCGCACATCCCTTTAGCGGTCAATTCGATTGGGTAACATTTTCTCCCAAACAATACAAACTGCCCCACAACAGCATCTACGATCGCGTTAGCGAACTTAAAGTTGTAGTAACCAATCCCGAAGATTTACAATGGGCAGAGCAGCAAGCGACGCAAATTCCGCCAGAAGCGCTTAAATATCTGCAACCAGAATGGAATACGCCGCAAAGCCAGCAGATAATTTTCGATTACGTCTTGCAACACCCCGAATGGCGAATTAGTCTACAAATGCATAAATTTTTGGGGGTGAGATAATCGTAGGGGTAAGCCATGCCTTGCCCGTCGAGCGATCGATTGAGGAGGAAAGTTTAACAGTCGTGTCGAAAGCAGTAGTTTTGTTATCTGGGGGATTAGATTCGGCAACAACGGCGGCTATTGCCATCGCTGACGGATACGAAGTTATTGCCTTATCTTTTCGCTACGGTCAGCGTCACGAACGCGAACTGGCAGCAGCGACAAAAATAGCCAAAACATTAGGCATTAAAGAACACTATACCGTCGATGTCAATTTATCGCAGTGGGGAGGTTCTGCTCTAACTGACGTATCGCTCGAGGTACCTAAAGATGGGGTTCGAGCGGACATAATTCCAGCGACTTACGTTCCTGGCAGAAATACCGTTTTTATTGCGATCGCGCTGTCTTTAGCCGAAGCAAAAGGGGCTGAGGCGATTTATTTGGGCATTAATGCGGTAGACTATTCTGGTTATCCCGACTGCCGTCCAGAATACCTTGAAGCCTATCAGCAACTCGCCAACCTCTCTTCCAAAATTGGCGTAGAAGGAAAAGCGCCTCGCTTAGTTGCTCCCTTGGTGAAAGACTCGAAAGTCGAGATCGTTCGTCGCGCCTTGCGTTTGGGGGTTCCGATTCAGGATACCTGGTCTTGCTATCAAGGAGGCGAAGACCCTTGTGGGGTATGCGATTCCTGTCGCATTCGCGATCGCGCCCTCATTGAAGCCGACGTTGCCGAACTGGCGACCCCCACCGGACGAGAACTCTACTATGCGGAAGAGATGAAGGGATGAGGGATAACTGGAAGACTAGGAGACGGGGGGACTGGGAGTGTGGGGAATGTGGGAAGTGCGGGAGGTGTGGGGAGATGGGAAGACAAGACAGACAAGGGGACAAGGGAAAAGGAAAAGGGGAAGGGAGAAAAACGAAAATGAAAATGCCCTTTGCCCTTTACCCTTTCCCCCAATCCCAATGACCAATGACCAATGACAAAGGACAACTGACCAATCCCCAATCCAAAATCCAATAACCCATGACCAATGACAAAGTAGTTACCGTTACCGTTCCCGCAACGACCGCCAACCTAGGTCCTGGTTTTGACTGTATGGGTGCAGCATTAACCCTCTATAACCAATTTCAATTTACCCTCTTGCCAAAGGCAGAAACGGATACAGTAGAAATTACAGTCAAGGGAATGGAAGCCCAACGGGTAAGTTTAGACAAAAATAATCTCTTGTACCAATCCTATGTCAAGCTGTATCAGCACTTGGAAAAAAAGCCCCCAAGCGTTGCCATTGAGATTCAGTTGGGCATTCCCCTCGCGCGGGGGTTGGGCAGTTCGGCAACGGCAATCGTCGGCGGATTGGTGGGGGCAAATCTGCTTGCCGGAAGTCCCCTAGATGTCTCAGAAATAATGGAACTCTCTATTGCCTTGGAAGGACATCCCGATAATGTTGTTCCCGCCCTGCTGGGCAATTGTCAGCTATCTGTAGGCGAAGCTGGCAATTGGCAAATCTGCGAAATTCCCTGGGATAGTAATATCGTTCCCGTAGTAGCTATTCCCGATTTTGAACTGTCTACAGAAGAAGCGCGATCGGTTCTTCCTAGCCAAATTAATCGCAGCGATGCGATATTTAATATGGCTCGCTTGGGATTGCTGGTAAGGGGCTTAGAAACGGGACGGGGAGACTGGCTACGCATGGCAATGGAAGACAAGCTGCATCAGCCATACCGTCAAGGATTAATTCGCGGTTATGAAACGGTCAAATCGGCAGCTTTGTCTGCTGGCGCTTATGGAATGGTTATCAGTGGCGCGGGTCCTACTCTACTAGCTTTTAGCAATAAAGAGCAAGCGGAGTCAATCGCCTCAGCTATGGCGAAGGCTTGGAAAAGTGAAGGGGTCAGCGCAGAAGTCCGCTCTCTTTTTTTAGATACTCAGGGGACAAAAGTGACAAGCAGTGACTAAAATTTCTGATTCCTTAGAGGATGTCTAAAAAGTCAGATGCTTGTAGTATAATGTAGTATAAAGCACTAAGCGATTCATGCTAGCGATCGCCCTCCAAAACCCAACCCTGATAATTGAGTAGTAAAAGGAGCTGACTGAGCGAGGAGGTGAGACAATTGTCGTTAAATCTTTGGAATTTGTCTCCAATTGGAGACAAAAAAATGACAAAGGCTACTTCAGCAAGCTAGATCTAGAACTAGAAAGCAAGACAGTCGCTCCCCGTCTTTAGATAGACAAAATCTCTTCCTCAATTAAAGGGAAATCGCATTAGGATATAGGTGTGAGCGATCTATATTGCCCTATCCATTCTCTCAAAGAAGGGAACTGGTTCAAGCTCATCTGCGGAGCTAGCTTCCAAGACCTTCCTGCCATTCGCAGTCTCGCCCTAGCATATACTCTAGCAGGTGCCGACTGCATAGATGTTGCTGCCGATCCAGCTGTCATTACTGCCGCCAAAGAAGGAATAGCCGTGGCTGGAGAACTAGCAGAAGCAGCGAAAGGAAAAGGATTTACTGGGGGTAGTTTGCCTTGGTTGATGGTTAGCTTAAACGATGGGGAAGATCCCCATTTTCGCAAAGCGGAATTTGACTCAACCCAATGTCCTAGCGAGTGCCATCGCCCCTGCGAGACGATTTGCCCCGCAGATGCGATCGCATTTCAAGAAATTGGTTTCTCTGGCGTGTTAGATTCGCGATGTTACGGCTGCGGTCGCTGTTTGCCAGTTTGTCCGAGCCAGCTTATCATAACTCGCTCCTATGTTTCAACGCCAAGTGCGATTGCGCCTTTGATTCAAGAGATGGACATCGACGCGATTGAAATTCATACTCAAGTCGGGCATGGAGAAGATTTTAAGCGACTGTGGAGCGCGATCGCATCCTGGTGTCATCGATTGAAAGTTATCGCGATTAGCTGTCCCGACCATCCAGTCCTAATCGATTACTTGTACGAACTCTATAAACTAATGTCACCCTTACCCTGTCCCTTAATTTGGCAAACCGACGGTCGTCCTATGAGTGGCGACATTGGTAGAGGAACGACTCGCGCGGCGATCGAGCTTGCCCAAAAAGTCTTGAAGGCACGTTTGCCGGGATACGTTCAACTCGCTGGCGGAACCAACTCTCATACCTTACCCAAACTGCGATCGATGGGATTACTTAAGCAGAATTCCGAATGCTTCTATATATCTGGCGTTGCCTACGGAAGTTATGCGCGGACTCTGCTTGCGCCGATTTTAGACAAATTAGAATCCGCACAACTAGAAAATTGTCCGCAATTACTTTGGCAGGCGGTCGGGCGAGCCTATTCCCTAGTATCCCAGCTCAAGCCAGCCGCGCTCTCTCTCCAGCCATAATTTTTTTCGATCCCTCATCCTCATTAGCCTTGACTAACGCTAAGTTGTTATGTTAGACCCCAAGACAAACAACTTTTCACAACAAACGAATTCATCAGTAGCCCCCTTGTCATTGATGCCAGAAACATTCCCTTCCCACCGGATGCAAATCACAGACGATTTGAATAAATTGTTAGAAATTCTGCCAGAAAAAATTCGCGCCAAAGTCGAGCAGCATCCAAAACTAGAAAGCTTAGTTGAAGTGGTCATGGATTTGGGAAGGCTTCCAGAGGCTCGCTTTCCAAATGAAGCCGTTTATTTAGGCGATGTCCCCGTATCTAAAGAAGACTTGCAGTATTCGATCGATCGCGTGGGAACTTTTAGCGGCGACAACCGAGCGGGAATCGAGCGCACGCTCCACCGGATCAGTGCCATTCGCAATCGAACGGGGGAAATCGTTGGCTTAACCTGCCGCGTTGGTCGAGCGATTCTCGGCACGATCGAGGCGATCCGCGACTTGGTAGAAACGGGCAAATCGATTCTGCTGTTAGGTCGTCCCGGAGTTGGAAAAACCACTGCTCTGCGGGAAATTGCCAGAGTTTTAGCCGATGAATTTCACAAACGGGTCGTGATTATCGACACCTCCAACGAAATTGCTGGTGATGGCGATATTCCTCACCCCGCGATCGGTCGCGCCAGAAGAATGCAGGTTGCCCGTCCGGAACTTCAACATCAGGTGATGATCGAGGCGGTGGAAAACCACATGCCAGAAATCATCGTCATCGACGAAATTGGTACCGAACTCGAAGCAATGGCGGCGCGAACCATTGCCGAACGCGGCGTGCAACTGGTAGGAACGGCACACGGCAATCGAATTGAAAATTTGATTAAAAATCCAACGCTATCCGATTTGGTAGGTGGGATACAGGCGGTTACACTGGGCGACGAAGAAGCCAGACGGCGAGGTTCTCAAAAGACCGTGTTGGAGCGCAAAGCGCCCCCAACTTTTGAAATTGCTATAGAAATGCTAGAGCGACAGCGTTGGGTGGTTCACGAGGATGTTGCCAACACCGTTGATG
It includes:
- a CDS encoding glycine betaine ABC transporter substrate-binding protein, translated to MGNLFPEIWLRTGEHLILVAIAMTAAIAIGIPLGILITRQPKLAKPILAIANAIQTIPSLAIFGFLITVPFLGGIGKTPAIVALSLYTLLPLIRNTYTGITSIDPAIREAARAMGMTDRQMLVRVEIPLALGTILTGVRVATVICVGIATIAAAIGGGGLGVFIFQGIATVNNQLILAGAIPSATIAIIADGAIGWLESQLKQPGKRKRLVVGLSVGTAILLGLSLWAIASQQPLALTTEGTIVIGSKNFTEQVILGEILAQEIEVKTDLNVDRRFNLGGTFICHEAVKAGKIDGYVEYTGTAFTTILKKQPISDPKEVFRQVKQAYQEKFQLEVFPSLGFENAFAIVIRQEDADRYNLKTISEAAKYTPQWKAGFGYEFFERQDGYPGLSKTYGLKFAQTPQAMELGLVYKALSKKQVDLVAGNSTDGVIPVLNLVTLEDDKRYFPPYEAVPIFNQKTLEKYPQLRTVINGLVGKISASEMQQLNYQVDNQERSFKEVVQVFLKSREL
- a CDS encoding ATP-binding cassette domain-containing protein, with the protein product MTDEQKSAVEFRDVSYRVQQRYLLSDLNLSIYRGEALVLLGRSGSGKTTTLKLINRLLSPTQGQVIVSDRPTTAWDAIQLRRSIGYVIQEIGLFPHLSVEENIGLVPSLEGWKNSRLKSRVYELLHLVGLEPEKFASRYPHQLSGGQRQRVGVARALAADPPILLMDEPFGALDPITRLELQQQFSYLQKQLGKTVIFVTHDIQEAFLLASRIGLMEEGKLVSLGTPSEFRQDPHPEAQRFLACLRVLE
- a CDS encoding tetratricopeptide repeat protein, with translation MIALDSSWRDRYLVLIEQIVTNTLQGKVRSKNQVYRTLTENINPGTGEIFERCLDERMSQVREGLDNQTDEMKQAKATRQLKALQTIQDAWQQWQKEKQQTELLSKATTQILSAPVKERFLALLQILDINQTQPLTQTQIQQLAKFLKQTAESNPDPEIASDLLQIANGLTRGLQSISALEGHLVSWMYEQGGSALGFEGLPGQRGPWNVWAGRINSFFPQQLFQLQAHNQPATELAQAFQNAELSVWVELAVILRWLQQGLVSWFDQQPYSTKWGRLLSSSTLMTFAVIWWELSNGLSPGSQLSRACFHIVLQILRNFARKEDFPLYGGIVASFSGEGLRDTLKYLDEPPLREIERTQEKGRILTLLAYSQRTLGQYEQAKAFHQKALEIARSAGDFRCEIANLNHLARTCIAQKDYQAAINYSQRALILARQTGDRLGEANALANLGYSEVLADRQREQMLPEVYETSIEYLKRSLSLSDRLGDAYDREVVRSQTQALAYNSLGIAYTLIEQPAIAVEYLEKGVEVAQGVGDLYLMGLNFTYLAEAHYRLNCLDRAIYNGCLGMFFLERISAQEWRQAAGLMTILQGRIGNETFQALLQQHRSKIVTAIGVDGFDYLPQLLEQYRRS
- a CDS encoding GNAT family N-acetyltransferase — protein: MSNLHIKQVNYTEEATTIHSIRRLVFQEEQGVAPEVEFDGRDETATHLLAYLNGQPVGTIRIRFLDKKTAKIERLALLPLARGKGIGKKLMKAATEIVEKNENYEEIVIHAQEYIKELHKQLGFESAGEPFYEAGILHIKMIKRFVRSH
- a CDS encoding Tic20 family protein, which translates into the protein MAAPGVTEAKDRVLAALIYILPLIYGLPFGIPLLKDFPILSTLYVPLSPLISLYYGFPLMGIIIFFVLLFAVVRNERVSHFIRFNAMQVILLNILLFIGNLIFAILEQGFSPNSLLVLTLLNTVFLGTVAASIYGMVQSARGVYAELPGIAEAAYSQVR
- a CDS encoding DNA adenine methylase encodes the protein MSPIKSPLRYPGGKSRAINKIIPYIPLNITEYREPFVGGGSVFLAIKQLFSARIKLYWINDLNYDLCCFWSYARDELESLVDAVTKIKHKYTDGKELFNYYTREDLKLSDFDRAVRFFILNRITFSGTVDSGGYSQQAFERRFTDSSIDRLRKLSLCLSSTHITASDYEKLLFQDGDGVFIFLDPPYFSAKKSKLYGMKGALHTSFDYQRFATNMRKCQHRWLITYDDSPEIRELFSFAKIAEWTLQYGMNNYKQEFAAEGRELLIKNY